Part of the Gemmatimonadota bacterium genome is shown below.
CCAACCCCCTCCTCGCCTCCACCACCCTTTCCACCGCCTGCTCCCGCGTGTCCGCCATAGCTGTCAAGTGCCCCATCTTTCTGCCTGGCCGGGCTTCCTGTTTCCCGTATAGATGTAATTTGATCTCCGGAATGGCCAGGACCGCCGCCCAGTCGGGCTCGCCATTCGCCCACAGATCTCCCAGCAAGTTGGCCATGGCCGCGGGCCGGGGCTGCTCGGTCGATCCGAGGGGCAGGCCGCAAACGGCTCGGACCTGTTGCTCGAACTGGCTGGTAACGCAGGCGTCGAAGGTGAAGTGACCCGAGTTGTGGACGCGGGGCGCGATCTCGTTGATGATGAGGTTCCCGGTGCGGTCGAGAAAGTACTCGACGCAGGCGACCCCGACGACGTCGAGGGCTTCGAATACCTTCCGCGTGAGGTTCACGGCGGTGACGTTTACCGCGCCGGACACGTCGGCTGGAGCGGTCGTAACGTCAAGTATGTGGCGACTGTGCTTGTTCTCGACGGCACCGTAGTGGGCGAAATCGGCGTTCAATCCTCTCGCGGCGACCACGGACAGTTCGAGTTCGAAATCGATAAACGCTTCTAGCACCGCTTCCTGCCCCGCCATGGTCGTCCAAGCGTCGCCCACGTCGTCAGCCGAATCGATCTTTACCTGACCCTTTCCGTCATATCCGAAACCGGCCGTCTTGAGCACGGCGGGCGTACCGATTTCCTCGACGGCCGCTGCCAGTTCCTTCCCCGACTTGACGTGACGAAACGGCGCGACCGGAAACCCGTGCTCCGCCAAAAAAGTCTTCTCCCGCAGGCGGTTCTGCGTCGTGTGGAGTACGCTGCCTTTGGGGCGAACCGGTGCGATGGGCGATGCGGCGTCGACGCATTCGGCGGATATGTTCTCGAACTCAAGGGTGATGACGTCCACATCGGCGGCGAAGCGCTTCACAGCTTCCACATCGTCATAGGCGGCCACGACTTCGCGGTCTGCGACGTGACCGGTAGGCGAGTCGGATTCTGGTGAGAGGGTGTGGATGCGATAGCCCATGCGCCGGGCGGCGATGGCGATCATGCGGCCGAGTTGGCCGCTTCCGAGGATACCGATGGTCGATCCTGGAAGGATTGGGTCGTTCATGTCGCGGAGCCGTCCGTTACGGTCCGGTCGTTTATAGCGCTCGCGACGGCCAGTTCGTGTGTTCCACTCACGTCAGCTCGTCCCCCATGACCTTCCCGGTCTGATCCTCCCGATACTTCCTCAGTTTCTCCCGCAGGTCCGGCCGCGAGTTGGCCAGGATGGCCACGGCGAGCAGGCCCGCGTTCACGGCGCCGGACTGGCCGATGGCCAGGGTGCCCACGGGGATGCCGCGGGGCATCTGGACGATGGAGAGCAGGGAGTCCATCCCATTGAGCGCCTTGCTTTCTACAGGCACGCCGAGTACGGGAAGGAGCGTCTGGGCAGCCATCATGCCGGGCAGGTGGGCTGCGCCGCCGGCGCCTGCGATGATGACTTCGAGGCCTCGTCCCTCGGCCTCGGCCGCGTACTCGGCCAGCCAGACGGGCGTGCGGTGGGCCGAGACGATCCGGCATTCGTGGGGCACGCCAAACTGCTCGAGCACCTCCTGGACGTTCCGCATGGTGTCCCAGTCGGACTTGCTGCCCATAACCACGCCGACGAGGGGATTGGAAGTGGGTTTGTTTACGTTCATGGATTCACCTCTTCAACGACAAGGGCATTGGCGTGTAGCAACTGAGCAACCTGATGAAATGTCGCCACGTACGGAAGGTCGCCACCCGCGGCATGGCACACCGCGGACAGTGAAACATTCGTCTCAAATCTTGCATGCGTCGCCGTTGCATCCCATTTTTCTTCGTCCCGCGATCTTCAGGACGGGCGGCAGGTACAGCAGCAGTCCGAAAGGAACCAACAGGGGAACCTGCAAGCACACTTTGCGAGCCGCATAGATCCCGGTGAAAGTCCGGTCCGTTCTGTTTTCGACCACGACGATTTCGCCTGCGGGAACTTCTCCAATCGGCGACCGGTCGGTCCGCAGCTCGACCCGGTCCAGCCAGTCCATGCGACCCGTGCGTGCCGCCTTTCGCGCGCAGTCGGGACAGTGCTCATTGAAATACAGTCTTACACTCACTACTTAACCCCGTCCTGCGCCAGAATATGCTCCACCACCTTCGGTCCATGCAAGCGGCTATTTTCGATGAAGATGTCGCTGCTTACGTTGCCGGCGGTGATGACGCCGATGATGTAGATACCGGGCACGTTGGATTCGAAGGTGTCGGGGTCGTGGACCGGAATGTTGTCTTCGGGCAGGACTACGACGCCTGTGCCGCTGAGAAAGGGCACGTCGGGGCCGTGGCCCGTCATGCAGAATACGAAGTCGTTCGGGATCACGCGCTTCGAGCCCGACACGTCCAGGACGACCTCGGTCTGCCGGATCTCCTTCAGCGTGGAGTCCATGATGGCCGTGATCGATCCCTCGGCGATGCGGTTCTCCAGGTCGGGCAGGACCCAGTACTTAATGCCCCGGAACGCGCCGCGGCGGTAGGACATGGTCACCCGCGCGCCGGCGCGGTAGAGGGTCAGGGCCGTCTCCACGGCCGAGCTCTTGCCGCCCACGACGAGGACGTCCCGGTCGAAGTAGGGGTGGCCCTCCTTGAAGTAGTGGAAGACCTTGGGCAGTTCCTCGCCCGGCACGCCGATCCGGTTGGCGCTGTCGAAGGCGCCGGTGGCCAGGATGACCTTCCGGGTGCGGTAGTGGCGGTCGCCCTCTCGCTGCGAGACCGATTCGATCTCGAAGTCTCCGTCCTGACCCGAGATGCGGGTGACCTCCTCGTAGGTGTTCACCTTGAGTCCCTGGGACTCGACGAATTTCAGGTAGTAGTTCAGCGCCTCTTCCCGGGTGGGCTTGAGCCCCTGGACGATCATGGGCACGTCGCCCAGCGAGATGAGTTCCGGGGTCGAGTAGAAGATCAGGCCCGTGGGGAACTGGTAGATGGTGTGGACGATGCACTGGCGCTCCACGACCACGTAGTCCAATCCGACCTGCCTGGCGGCGTAGGCCGCGGCGAGTCCGGCCGGTCCGGCTCCGATGATGACGGCGTCGTACAAGTTTCCTCCGATCCTAGTCTTCCAGTTCCATGGCGACGACCTCCCACTCCAGGTAGAGATTCTCCAGTTCCTGCCGGGCGCGTGCGTAGGCGCTGCCGACCCGTTCGACCTGCTCCCGGTCGGAGAAGGTCCCTTCCTCGCCGAGGTCGCCCTCGAGTCGGGCGATCTCCGCCTCCTTCTTCCGAATGGCCTCCTCCAGCGCTTCGGCCATCATCCGCTGCTCCTTGCGTTCCTTTTTCCGGGGATCGTAGGCCGTCCCGCCCGCCCCGCCCGTCGTCCCGCCAGCCGTTCCGGCACTATCGCCAGCCGTTCCGGCCCTGCGGCGTGGCTTCTTCTCCTTCGACCGCGCGGCTTCGAGGCGCTGCTCCTCCTTGTAAGCCCGGTACTCCGAGTAGGTGCCTTCCCAGTGGCGGACGCCGTCCTGTTCGAAGATCAACAGCGCGCCGACCATCTGGTCGAGGAAATACCGGTCGTGGGACGCCACCATGAGCGTGCCGGGGTAGTCGGCAAGGGCCTGCTCGAGGGCCTGCCTGGAGAGGATGTCGAGGTGGTTGGTCGGTTCGTCGAGGACCAGGAAGTTCGGTTCCTCCAGGATCAACTTGGCCAGCGCCAGGCGCCCCTGCTCCCCTCCACTCAGCAGGTTCACCTGCTTGAAGACGTCGTCTCCGCGGAAGAGGAAACGGCCGAGGAGGTTGCGCACCGTGCCCTCATTCAGGGCCGGCCTGACCGACCAGAGTTCGTTCAGCACGGACCGCTCGCCCGTCAGGCTGGCCCGTTCCTGGTCGTAGTAGCCGATGTCCACGCCCGTGCCCAGGCGGATGCGCCCGGACGTAGGCGTCTCCTGGCCCACGATCATGCGGAGCAGCGTGGTCTTGCCCGCGCCGTTGTACCCGATCAGGCCCACGCGGTCGCCCAGGTGCTGGGTGAAATGCAATTCCGAGAACAATGTCCGCGTGCCGTAGCTCTTGGATAGGTCATCGAGGGCGAGCACGTCCCGGCCGCTGCGCTTCATCGTCCCGAAGTTCAGAGAGGCCGACCGGTGCTTCGTCCGCGGCTTTTCGAGGCGGTTCAGGCGCGCCAGATGGCTCCGCCTTCCCTGGGCCTGCTTGGTCTTGACGCCCTCGATGGTCCGGCGTATGAATTCTTCCCGCTCCTTGATGAAGGCCTGCTGCTGGTCATACGCGCGCTGCCGCGCCTTGAGGCGTTCGGCCTTGACCTCCATGGCACGGGTGTAGTTGCCCGGGAAGTTCTGCAGCCCCAGGTCTTCCAGTTCGGCGATCCGGTTCACTGTCCGGTCGAGGAAGTAGCGGTCGTGGGAAACGAGCAGGATGGCCGCCGGGTGATCGGAGATGTAATCCTCCAGCCACTCCGTCGCGGCTACGTCCAGGTGGCTTTCCGGCTCGTCCAGCAGCAGCAGGTCCGCGTCCCCCAGCAGCAGCTTGCCCAGGCGCAGGCGCGTCTTCTGCCCGCCGCTGAGCACGTTGACCGGCAGGGGCAGATCCTCCTCTTTGAAACCCAGGCCGTGGAGCACGGTCTTTGCGCGGTGCGGGTAGGTGTAGCCACCGGCCCGTTCGAACTCCTCGGTCAGCCGGCCGTACAGCCCCAGCCGGCGCTCGGTTTCCTCGGCGTCGCCCTTCGCTTTCTCCAGCGCCGCTTCGGCCTCGCGCAGCTGCTTTTCCAGTTCATGAATGCGCTCGAAGCTGCTCAGCGCCTCGTCCAGGACCGAGTTGGTGGCTGTCAGGTGCGCGTCCTGGGTCAGGTAGCCGGTCCGGAGGTCCCGCCGGCGGGAGATCTCACCTTCGTCCGGCGACAGGTCGCCGGTGATGAGCTGCAGCATGGTCGTCTTGCCGGTCCCGTTGGAACCGATCAGGCCCACGTGCTGGCCGGGGTCGATGCCCCAGCTGATGCCCTGGAGGACACACTGCGCGCCATAGTGTTTCGTGACTTTGTGGAAGGATACGAGCGCCATGGGTCAAGCCGTGATTGAGGAAGTCGTGGTCGCCGAGGGCATGCTCACGCAAGTCGTGTTCGTGGTCGCCGTGTTCGTGTTCGCCGAAGGAAACCGGGTAATATCAAAAAACCATGGAAGGCTGGCCGATAGCTTCCATGGTTTCGTCGAGTGGGATGCACTCAGTACGGCATTTTGTATGCGTGCGACCCGGTCAGGCACAGGCCTGTCCAGGCAGTCCAGGCAGTCCAGGCACATCCGGGCCGGGTAGGTCTTTGTACGGATGCCGACTCGCAGGGGCGGCCCCTGAAAAGTGAGCGGGTGCCGCCGGGTCGGGTCAGACCGGCCCGTGAATCAGACGGCGGCTTCCTGGGCGGTGACTTCTCCGTCCGCGTACCATTCCACGAAGTTGTAGACCCCCTTGCGGATGATCCCGCGGGGATTCCCGTGTATGTCCACCCGGTCGCTGCGCACCGTGACGATCTTGGAGCGGGTATCGATCTCTTCGTCGGGCACGATGACCCGGGCTACGAAGAACTTGCCGTCCTGCTCGCAGACGCCGAATTCCATGTTCTTGCTGTTCAGATCCTGAACGCAGAACTCGATGGCTTCACGCTTTTCGAATTCGCCTGTTACCTGAATGTATTCGCCCTCGGTGGGTCCCAGTAGCTGCATACGATCGCTCTCTTCCTGCCGCGTGCCCATGGTTACCGATGAAATCCAGGTCGCTTAATGAGTGCGCACGCCTCGACTCAGCGACCCCGGAATGCCGCGGGACGTTTCTCGAGAAACGCCGCGATGCCTTCCGCCTTGTCCTCTGTGGAGCTCACCGCTCCGAATTCTCGGGCCTCCAGCGCCAGGGCTTCGTCCAGCCCCTGGTCCAGCCCTTCGTTGACGCAGGTCTTGATGGAAGCCAGCGCCACGCCGCCCTTGGCGGCCATGCGCCCGGCCAGTTCCCCGACCGTCTCCATCAAGTCCTCCGGCTCCGTAACGCGATTGACGAGCCCGAGGCGATGGGCCTCGGCGGCATCGAACATATCGCCCGTCATCATCAACTCGAGGGCCCGTCCCCGGCCGATGAGTCGCGGCAACCGCTGCGTGCCGCCCCATCCCGGGACCAGGCCGAGGTTGATTTCCGGCTGGCCGAACCGGGCTTTCTCCGAGGCGTACCGCAGATCGCACGCCATGGCCAGTTCGCATCCGCCTCCCAGCGCCACTCCGTTCACGGCGGCAATGACCGGCAATCTGAAACCTTCGATCCGCCGGAAGAGGCGATGCCAGCGATGGGTCATTTCCTCGGCGTCCGAACCCGACAGCCGCTGCAGTTCACGGATGTCGGCTCCGGCGGCAAAGGCCCGATCGCCGCTCCCCGTGAGAATCACCACGGAAGCAGCCGGGTCGTCGTCAATCTGGTCGAGCGCTTCACCGAGTTCGCGTCCGACCTGGGCGCTGAGCACGTTCAGGGGAGGATGGTCGATCGTGATCATGACCACCCCGCCGTCCTGCTCTTTGAGGATCTGCTCAAACGACATGCAAGCGCCTTGTCGACGTGCCTTAAAACAACCCATTTCACCGGGACGATTCCAATGGAAATCGACCCGGTTTCCGCGGAAAGCGCGAACAGTTTAAGATAATGTATTTACGTCACTTCGTCAATAGCAAAGTTTGAAATTGTAACAGGATCGTCACACAATCCAGGAGGGGTACCGCCAGGAAAATCCAGGTCGCCGGAGCGCGGGAAAGGCAGGGAAATCGCGGGCCCTATTCCCGGTCCCGCGCGTCGACCGTCCACTGCTCCCGGCAGCGGCCGTCGCCGTCGATTACGTACACCTGGCGATGCAGTGCGGAGCAGGGGCATACGTGGGTTGGGAAGACGTAGATGGGATCGCCGACCGACAGGCCGGAGCTGTCCACGCTGTCCATGACCCAGTGTTCCTCGTTGTGCTGGCCGGGTTCGGCACCGGGGAGGTTCCAGGGGATGCCGCGCTGTCCGGCCGGGTCCGAAGCGATGGACTTGTTGCCCAGGTCGAGGGTCACGCGCGTCGCCGTGGGAATGCTGATGATGCGGCTGAGGAGCAGGGCCGCGGCTTCGAAGGGCAGGTCGGGAAAGCGGCTGCCGTACCCCCAGTCCCAGAATACCGAGGTGCCGGGCGAGGGCTCCACGTCTTCGGCCGGGGCATAGCACGGGAAGGATATAGAACCGCCCATGACGCGCCTCGGCACGGGCAGTCCCCGGGACTCCAGCCGGGCCTGGAACGCCCGCACCTGGTCCAGTGCGCCGCCGCAGGCCAGCCGGCGTTCTTCGATGTCCACCTGGTGGTTATGGCCGTCGTAGCCGTGCAATCCGCCGGGTGTGATGCCGGGCAGGCGGTCGAGCAGCGCGTAGAGTTCGAGCGCTTCCGGGCCGGCCTCGATCCCGGTGCGGTGCTGGCCCACGTCGAAGTCCAGCAGCACGTCGATGGTCACGCCGGAGCCGGCCGCCGCCGCCGACAGCGCCTCTGCCGCGCCCGCATCGTCCACCATGCTGCGGAAAGTCGCCTCGGGATAACGGCCGGCCAGCTCGACCAGGCGTCCGATGTTGGGCCCGATCATCTGGTAGGCGACGAAGACGTCCTCCACGCCCATCTCCGCCAGCATCCGCGCCTCGTATATCGTGGCGCACTTGAACTTGCCGATCCCGGCCGCGCGCTGCATCTCGATGACGGCCCGCATCTTGTGGGTCTTTATGTGGGGACGGAGGCGTTCGGGGCCGCCCGCGATCTCCAGGGTCCGGTCGATGTTTTCCTTGAGCCGCTCCCGGTAGACAAGCATGGAGGGACTGGGTATCTCGTCGACGTTGGCTACGAGGTATCGGGGATCCATGGGTACTCCTACTGTAGTTTACCGCGCGCCGCGATGTCCCACACGGACTCAACCGTACCGCCGCGCACGCCGTAGAACCGGTCGTGGAGGTTGATGGTCGTGCAGCAGTGGCTCGGGACGATGTGGAACTTGTCGCCCGGCCTGAGCGTGCAGGACGCGCCGGGCAGCTCGATCTTGACGTGTTCCTCGGACTGGCGCAGGATCGACGCGCCGTCCACGCCGCGGACGGTCTGCAGTCCCATGTCGTTCGTCATGGTCTTCAGGCCCGCGTCGGCGACGGCGAGTTCGTCGCCGGGCCGGCTGACGATGGTGGCGTAGATGGTGAGTGAACAATCGAATTCGGGGATGCGTTTCCGGTAGGTGCCGTCCATCAGGATGTAGGATCCCGCCTGCACTTCGTTCACGCCCGGAAACGTCCCGGTGACCTTGTACGTCCCCGTGCCGCCGCCGCTGACCAGGTCCACGGCCAGACCCCGCTCGCGTATGTAGTCGGCCGTCTGGGTAAGCATGGTCATGGACGCCCGGCAGCCGGCGTATCGCTCCTCGTCGTTCGGGTTGCCGATGATGTGGCCCTCGTAGCCCATCACCCCGCGAAAGATGACGCCGGGATGCTTGTCGATGGCCTGGGCGAGTCGCCAGGCGGGTTCGCCGGGCGGCACGCCGCAGCGCTCCATGCCGACGTCGACCTCGATGATCATGTTCACCCGGGTGCCGGCGGCCAGCGCCGCGTCGGAGATCTCCCGGACGTTTTCCTCGTGGTCCGAGGCGACGATGACGTCCGAATGGCGCGCGAGGGCGACGAGCCGGTCGATCTTGACCCGCCCGACGACCTGGTTGGCCACGAGGATGTCGCGAATGCCCGCCGCCGCCATAACCTCGGCCTCGCCCAGCTTGGCGCAGGTGACGCCCCGGGCGCCGGCCTCGATCTGCCGGTGGGCCAGGACCGGCGTCTTGTGCGTCTTGGTGTGGGGCCGCAAGTAGGCGTCCTTGTCGGCGAAGAACGCCGCCATGCGGGCGATGTTGCCTTCCATCAGGTCCAGGTCGATCACCAGGGCCGGGGTGTCGATGTCTTCGATCGGACTGCCGGGACGGGCCATGAGGCGTACTCCAGAATACTCGATAGATGCAAGCAGTTAAGTGTATAAACTTAGCGTATAAACAATGTATAGCCGTCCGCGCCTACCGCTTAAAGTATCTTCAGTGTATAGACGGGACGGCGAGGTAAAGAGTATGTTCAATGTATAGCCGACGGAAGGGCGAGGTACATTTTAATCTACCAATCCCGCGAATTCGGCACGGGCAGCGAACTGCCGTTCTCGGCGATGGACTGCTGGCTGACGAGGCCGGGCAGGGTCATGTCCATGGCCTCGTGCAGGCCGATGGACGGTTTGCGCCGGCCTTCCGCAGCTTCGATGAATTCGACCAGTTCATGGTAGTCGCTCCCGCCGTGCCCGGCGCCTTTCGCGGCCGCCGCCCTCATCCAGTCGGGCAGGAACTCCTCCTCCAGTTCGTGAAGGTCCATCCACGTGTTTTCGTCCGCGCACCGGGACCGCAGCCAGACGCGGTACGGCTGTCCCTTGCCCCGGGCCGATTCGTAGCAGCCGTCGGTCCCCTGGAGCTGGTAGTTGGTCAGTGCATGAGGGCGGTCGGAGGTAAGGTCCATCCGGATCTTGGCCAGGCCGCCGCCCGCCATCTTGCAGAGCATGACGCTCGTGTCCTGGGCGTAGGGCCTGCCCTCCGCGTCCAGGTAGTGATGGCCGCTGCCGTGGCATGATACGTACGCCACGCGGTCGTCGAACCACTGGAGGATGGGTCCCAGGCTGTGGGTCCCGTAGGTGATGCCGTCGATGCCGGACTGCCAGTGGCGGCGCCAGACCTGCTCGGGCGGCAGTCCCCGGGCCGCCAGGCGATGCTCGTCGTACCCCTTGAGCTCGTGGAGGTACTCCCCCTCGGCATAGTAGGGCGTGCCGAAATGCCCCGCCTTCACGAGCGCCTTCACCAGCACGTTCTCCCGGATGTAGGTGTAGTTCTCGCCCATCATGTACACGCGGCCGGAGGCCCCGGCCGCCCGGACGATCCCCCGGCACTCCTCGACCGAAACCGCCGCCGGGACCTCGCTGAATACGTGCAGCCCCCGGTCCAGTGCGGCGATGGCCTGCGGCGCATGCAGCGGCATGGGCGTGGCGATGATCACGCCGTCCAGGTCGGACCGTTCGAGCATTTCATCGTAGTCAGTGTACCGCTCCGAGGCGCCGAGCAGCTCGGCGGTGGCGGGCAGCGCACCGGCGTCGACGTCGCACACGGCGTGTACGCGGACCCGCGGGAGGGCATCGCAGGCGGCGCGGAAGCTCATGCCCCGGCCGCATGCCCCGGCGATGCCCAGGTGGAACTGTTCGTGACGAGGGTTCATAGCCGATCTCTTTCAGGTTCGTCGGGCCGGCCGGTCAACTCACCAGCGTGGCGATCCGTCTCATGCACACCGCCAGGAAGATCTCCTGCGCGCCGGGCAGGTCCTGGTGGGCATCGCTGTCGATGAAGTGGTTCATGGTCATGATAATGAGATACACCGACAGGGTGTCAAGGGGACTCTGTTCCACGACGGGGTGGCTGTCGCGGATGAGCGCCGCGAGCAACCGGGCCTGTTCCATCATGGCCGGCACGTCGTTGCGTTCATAGGCCTGGATGAATAGGGCGAAGAGGCTTTCCACGCTCCGGCGGGTGTCTTCGGGAACCGCCTTCGATTCGGTAAACCGGGAAACGGTCCGCTTGATCATGCGTTCCAGTTCGCCATAGCGTTCGTTTTCCTCCATGGACAACAGCTTGTAGAAGCGGTCTCCGGCGCCCAGCGTGTGGCAGATATTGTTGAGCAGCTGCAGCCGCACCGCGGGCGATGTGAAGGATCCGAGCCGGTCGAAGGTCGGCTTGATGATGCGGTAGTCCTCGCGGTGGCTCAGGGCCTCCACGAGCGTGGGGAAGGTCAACGGATCCACGTTGTTCGAGAATTGCCAGAACAGCAGTTCCTGCACGTCGTCGCCCTCCATCTGTCCCAGCCCGGAAATGGCACTGATCCGCACCCTGGGATCTTCGTCTTCCAGGGCCTCGACCAGCGGGTCCACCGCTTTGGCGTGTTTCAGCTGGCCCAGGGCCTCGGCCGCCTCGCTGCGGATGTCCGATGAAGGACTCTCCAGTTCCCGTATGAGCGAGTTCACCGCCACCTCCGAGCCGGTTTCCCCCAGCGCCCGCGCCGCCTGCCGGCGCACCTTGCCGCTGGCGTCGGACAGGGCCTGGACAAGGTGGTCGATGGCCATGGGATTCCGGGACCGACCCAGCCGGTAAGCCGCCCGCGCGCGCCGGTCTTCGGCCGTGGCCACGTTGAACACGATGTAGTTGAAGGTGTAGCTCAGCAGGTTGCCGCGGAACATGTTCGAAAGGAGCTGCTGGGACGAGATGGAGCGGGCGTCGCGTACCGGCCGGAGCAGGAACAGCGGCACGAAACGCATGATCCCGCTCAGGAAGAACAGGAGATTGATGTCCTGGATCAGGAACCCGGCCACGGTGAAGCGGACCCCGGCCAGCGAAGCCACCAGAATGCCGCCCAGGAGCGGACCGGCGGCGTAGAGCAGGTTGATCGACGTGGACCACGAGGCCATGTAGGCGACCCGCTCGTCCTGGTTCTCCTTCGGAAGCAGCGCGTACTGCAGGGGCGTGACCGCCAGGTTGATGCCGCCCATGATGAGGCCGGAGAGCAACATGGCGACGGCGACCATGGCGTGGTTGCCGGGCTGGCACAGCCCCCACAGAAAGGCGTTCAACGCGCCGGGAATGATGAGGATCTGGAGGACCGGCTTGCTGCCGAAGCGGTCGATGATCACGCTCCAGGCGCGGTAACCTGCTATAGTGGCGAGCGTGCCCAGGGCGCTCAGCAGGGAGATGGCGGTATAGCCGAACCCCAGCCGGTCGAGCATAAACACGCTGAAGAGCGGACCGGAGAGTCCCAGGGCGAACTGCCAGGACGCGTAGAATGTAACCAGCCGGCGGAAGTTCCCGTCGCGAAAGGGCTGCAGCAGGTGGCGCAGGGGATTCCGGGTCTCGGTCTCGTCGACACGGGACGGGTAGGGCGTGCGCCTGAGAAACAACGGCCCGGCGGCGCCGCAGAGGGTCCCCACAACGAAGACCACCACGAAGGCCATGAGCTTTTCGTCACCGGGAAACCAGTCCACGAATCGGCCCGTCATGACGCCCACCGCGGCGCCCACCAGGCTGTTGACGATGGTCTGGCGGCTCGTGAAGCGGGCGCGGATGTTCTCCGGGACGGTGCCGGCGACCCAGTTCGAGTAGAAGGGCGTGTAGATGTATCCCGCGGTCAGCCCGGCGACCAGGAAGATGAGCAGCATCCGCTGGTGCAGCGATTCGACGAAGAGGAAGGGGATCGTGATCATGAGCCCCCGGAACAGCGCCTCCAGCACGCCGTTCCATACGACCCAGCGCTTCTTGTTCTCGATGGTCTTGCTGAAGAGGGAGGAAATGATCTGCACCGGCGCGAGGATCGATGCGATCGCGGAGTAGAAGGCGATGTCCGACGCGTCCGCGCCGAGTGACAGCACGAAACCCGCGAAGACGGCCGTATTCGTGCCGACCATCTGGCCCCAGGCGCCCCAGAGTCCTCTCACGACGATAAAGGATCGAAGCGATCGGTTGACTTCGCCCCGTGAAAGCATGTTGGATTGCTCCGTTGGCCTGTCCGAATCAGCCGTATCACGGCCCCGCAATATCAAGTGCCGACTTCGATTGACTACACGGTCCCTCGGTCACGCTAAAAATGCACGGTCCGCCATATGCCGCGCTTCCCGCGAAACGCGCCACAGAATAGGAGCGCTGTACCGGTAACGTCAAGAATATAAAAAGAAAAAGCGAGAATCGTGGCCGGCATTTCCACTATTCCGTTAATAATCACAATGGAATCGGATCATTTAAAAGGAGCATGGAAATGGAAACCATATCAATCTGGATCCAGCCAGCCGTATTGGTGACAGCCTTTATCTTCTTCTGGCGGGAGGCCAGGGGGAGCAGGCGGGAAATCAAGGCCGACATGCTTGAAACAGAATCCAGGATTCTCGACGGGATTGACGAGAAAATTAAAGTCGTGGACGTGCGGTTTGATGCCGTGGAAAGGCGATTCGACGAAGTGGACCGGCGGTTCGATGCCGTTGACCGGCGGTTTGACGCTGTTGACCGGCGGTTCGATCGGATGGAGGAACGAATGTCCTCAGTCGAAATCCACCAGGGCAGACTGAACGAGAGGATGACGGCCACGGAAG
Proteins encoded:
- a CDS encoding D-TA family PLP-dependent enzyme; the protein is MDPRYLVANVDEIPSPSMLVYRERLKENIDRTLEIAGGPERLRPHIKTHKMRAVIEMQRAAGIGKFKCATIYEARMLAEMGVEDVFVAYQMIGPNIGRLVELAGRYPEATFRSMVDDAGAAEALSAAAAGSGVTIDVLLDFDVGQHRTGIEAGPEALELYALLDRLPGITPGGLHGYDGHNHQVDIEERRLACGGALDQVRAFQARLESRGLPVPRRVMGGSISFPCYAPAEDVEPSPGTSVFWDWGYGSRFPDLPFEAAALLLSRIISIPTATRVTLDLGNKSIASDPAGQRGIPWNLPGAEPGQHNEEHWVMDSVDSSGLSVGDPIYVFPTHVCPCSALHRQVYVIDGDGRCREQWTVDARDRE
- a CDS encoding ABC-F family ATP-binding cassette domain-containing protein — its product is MALVSFHKVTKHYGAQCVLQGISWGIDPGQHVGLIGSNGTGKTTMLQLITGDLSPDEGEISRRRDLRTGYLTQDAHLTATNSVLDEALSSFERIHELEKQLREAEAALEKAKGDAEETERRLGLYGRLTEEFERAGGYTYPHRAKTVLHGLGFKEEDLPLPVNVLSGGQKTRLRLGKLLLGDADLLLLDEPESHLDVAATEWLEDYISDHPAAILLVSHDRYFLDRTVNRIAELEDLGLQNFPGNYTRAMEVKAERLKARQRAYDQQQAFIKEREEFIRRTIEGVKTKQAQGRRSHLARLNRLEKPRTKHRSASLNFGTMKRSGRDVLALDDLSKSYGTRTLFSELHFTQHLGDRVGLIGYNGAGKTTLLRMIVGQETPTSGRIRLGTGVDIGYYDQERASLTGERSVLNELWSVRPALNEGTVRNLLGRFLFRGDDVFKQVNLLSGGEQGRLALAKLILEEPNFLVLDEPTNHLDILSRQALEQALADYPGTLMVASHDRYFLDQMVGALLIFEQDGVRHWEGTYSEYRAYKEEQRLEAARSKEKKPRRRAGTAGDSAGTAGGTTGGAGGTAYDPRKKERKEQRMMAEALEEAIRKKEAEIARLEGDLGEEGTFSDREQVERVGSAYARARQELENLYLEWEVVAMELED
- a CDS encoding DSD1 family PLP-dependent enzyme, with product MARPGSPIEDIDTPALVIDLDLMEGNIARMAAFFADKDAYLRPHTKTHKTPVLAHRQIEAGARGVTCAKLGEAEVMAAAGIRDILVANQVVGRVKIDRLVALARHSDVIVASDHEENVREISDAALAAGTRVNMIIEVDVGMERCGVPPGEPAWRLAQAIDKHPGVIFRGVMGYEGHIIGNPNDEERYAGCRASMTMLTQTADYIRERGLAVDLVSGGGTGTYKVTGTFPGVNEVQAGSYILMDGTYRKRIPEFDCSLTIYATIVSRPGDELAVADAGLKTMTNDMGLQTVRGVDGASILRQSEEHVKIELPGASCTLRPGDKFHIVPSHCCTTINLHDRFYGVRGGTVESVWDIAARGKLQ
- the ypdA gene encoding YpdA family putative bacillithiol disulfide reductase — encoded protein: MSTWSGRSSPWNWKTRIGGNLYDAVIIGAGPAGLAAAYAARQVGLDYVVVERQCIVHTIYQFPTGLIFYSTPELISLGDVPMIVQGLKPTREEALNYYLKFVESQGLKVNTYEEVTRISGQDGDFEIESVSQREGDRHYRTRKVILATGAFDSANRIGVPGEELPKVFHYFKEGHPYFDRDVLVVGGKSSAVETALTLYRAGARVTMSYRRGAFRGIKYWVLPDLENRIAEGSITAIMDSTLKEIRQTEVVLDVSGSKRVIPNDFVFCMTGHGPDVPFLSGTGVVVLPEDNIPVHDPDTFESNVPGIYIIGVITAGNVSSDIFIENSRLHGPKVVEHILAQDGVK
- a CDS encoding 5-(carboxyamino)imidazole ribonucleotide synthase → MNDPILPGSTIGILGSGQLGRMIAIAARRMGYRIHTLSPESDSPTGHVADREVVAAYDDVEAVKRFAADVDVITLEFENISAECVDAASPIAPVRPKGSVLHTTQNRLREKTFLAEHGFPVAPFRHVKSGKELAAAVEEIGTPAVLKTAGFGYDGKGQVKIDSADDVGDAWTTMAGQEAVLEAFIDFELELSVVAARGLNADFAHYGAVENKHSRHILDVTTAPADVSGAVNVTAVNLTRKVFEALDVVGVACVEYFLDRTGNLIINEIAPRVHNSGHFTFDACVTSQFEQQVRAVCGLPLGSTEQPRPAAMANLLGDLWANGEPDWAAVLAIPEIKLHLYGKQEARPGRKMGHLTAMADTREQAVERVVEARRGLGG
- the purE gene encoding 5-(carboxyamino)imidazole ribonucleotide mutase; the protein is MNVNKPTSNPLVGVVMGSKSDWDTMRNVQEVLEQFGVPHECRIVSAHRTPVWLAEYAAEAEGRGLEVIIAGAGGAAHLPGMMAAQTLLPVLGVPVESKALNGMDSLLSIVQMPRGIPVGTLAIGQSGAVNAGLLAVAILANSRPDLREKLRKYREDQTGKVMGDELT